The genomic stretch GAATCCACCCGTAGCGGCGCACCTGGTACATCCACCGGTCGATTGCGGAACCCCAGGACGCCGGATCGCCCACCGGGTCGCTGGACGCCAAACATACCGAACCCACTTGCCTGTAGGTGACAGCGGCACGCATATCCGCCGAGAAAATCACCTGTTTATCGCGGCGTGTTGCAAAGTACGAGAGTGAATCGTTCCCGCCATACTCCTGTAAAAGTTCGCGCAGGCGCAATTCCCGATCGGCGGTCCAGGTATTGGGGACACGGTACCCCCGCACCACCACATACACCGCGATCAGTGCAAAAATTCCGTAGAACACGGATGCTGCCCCCACCACCGTGGCGCCCGGGTTTGCACCCTTGAGCTCGGGAAAACTATCGAGCCCTAACCCCTGCTTGAGCAGGTGGGGAACCGTAACTCCCGGCACGTGATGCCCAAAATACCAGGCCAGCAGGGTTGTCACCGTTAGCCCGCCGAGGAAGACCACGGTTGCCAATACCCATGAAATTCGGCCTATATGCGCCGGGAAAGCAGAGCGTGCCAGGATGAGAAGCGGAATAAAGATAGCCGCCACGATAATAGCCACGGTGTCGAGCGTGGAGGAGAAAAATTCTTCGCTCGGCATCACGTTATCGGGGAAGAAGAGCAGAAGCGCGCTTCGTGTTCCGATGAGGATGCCGATGACTTGAAAGAAAATGACGGCGTAGAGGGCGGCCCGTTTACGGGTGATCAGGGCGGACGTCATGACCACCATGATGACTGCGCTCACCAGCGTATGACTTGATGGGATGTTGAGCAGGCTCGCGGTGATTTCCCACCAGGTGAACCCGTGGCCCCTGCGAAGCGGGGAAATAATCCAGGTGAAAAGCGTCAGAATTGTTGCGATTGAGTAGATACCGATAACCCAGCGGGCGATGATTTCCGCATAGCGTGATGTCGTGTGATGGGCTTCTGTGCCCTGTTTCTGATGTGCCATAAACCGTTCTCCACCAATCACTCGGTACATTTCATTCTACGGACATACCGTGTGTATGCGCAGAACCTGAGGACGTAAGACAGCGCACCTTTGGGGTGGAGGTCGAAAGCGCTGCCAGGGGTCGCCGTACAGGGGGTGCTTTGAGCGCCATATGGCATACGCGATAGACTTCCCGCCATCGATATATTCCAAAAATAGAATATATCTGAAAGGGCGCAGCATGGTTAGAGGTGTTGGGTTGGATGTTTAGAAGAAAGTTCTCAAACCTGCGAAATATCAACTATATTCCGGAATGAGAATATAAAAATCCGGTGGTGATTCTTAGGAGTGTCACCACCGGATTCTTAATAGTAGAGCAGGGTATTCACCGATCTCTCCCCACCGAAGACAGACCGTCTAGGATTGTGATTTACGCTGCTGGAACACGTCTGGAATGCCATCCATGTCGGCATCCACGCTCTCCTTTTCTGCCAATAAACGGTAGTGCTTATTGCGGCGGGAGAGAATCAGAGCACCCAGAATTGCGGCGGTCACTGAACCGAAGAGAATAGCGATTTTGGCGTCTTCACCGTGCGGCGATCCACCGGTGAATGACAGTTCTGCCACCAGAAGCGATACGGTAAAGCCGATACCGCCGGTAACCGCAAGGCCTATGACGTCAATCCACTGCACATCCGGGTCTAGGTTGGCGTGCCTGAACCTGGTAACCAGCCAGGTGGTTCCCGTAATACCGATGGTCTTGCCGAAAACGAGGGCGAGCATAATACCCAGGGAGACCGAGTCGGTGAGGGCCCGCTTAAGACCGTCAAAACCGCCCATAGCAACACCGGCGCTAAAGAAGGCGAAGACCGGCACGCAGATACCCGTGGAAAGCGGGCGGAAACGATGCTCGAAAACCTCGGCGAGGCCTGCATCCGCGCCCGCAGCTTCGGTACGTTTATTGAATTTAACTGGAACACAGAAACCAAGCACCACACCGGCAATAGTTGCGTGAATACCGGATTCAAGGAAAAGAGCCCACGTGATAAAGCCCAGGGGCAGAAGCAGAATCCACGCCGCGGCGGGCTTGAGGTGCAGCATTTTTTCACCGCGATAGGCGATAAAGGCGAATAGCGAGATAGGGATGATCGCAAGGAGCAGGTATTCGCCATGGAATGTGCCGGTGTAGAAGATTGCAATAATGCAGATAGCGATCAGGTCATCAACCACCGCTAGGGTAAGAAGGAAGATACGCATTGCCGAGGGCAGGAACGTTCCCACGCCCGCCAATACGGCAACCGCGAAGGCAATATCGGTTGCCGTGGGAATAGCCCAGCCATGTATAGCGGTGGGGCTGCTGAAGTTGATAGCGGTGTAGATGATGGCGGGGGTAATCACGCCGCCGAAAGCCGCCGCGATGGGAACAATTGCGGTTGCCGGTGATTTGAGGTCACCGATCGCGAACTCTTTTTTGAGTTCAAGACCGGTCAGGAAGAAGAATATTGCCAAGAGACCATCTGCCGCCCAGGTGCCTATCTTCATGTGAAGGTGGTGAAATCCTGGAACTTCGGGGCCTATAACGGTATCGCGCACCCCAAAATAAACATCTGCCAGTGGGGTATTGGCAAGAACTACCGCGAGGACGGTCGCCACCAGCAGGATGCTGCCGCCCACGGACTCCGTGCGCAAAATATCTGCAACTCGCTTAGAGTTGCTGTAGGATCCGCGGCTGAAAACTGTATTTTCTGAATTCGGTGTCTGTGATTGGGTCATATTCTCTGTAGTTATCCTCCGGATAGGAATAATTCTTACTATTCTAACGCTCCTACCTAGGAGATGGTATTTTTTGCTTCTAAAGGTATAAATATACTTAACCAATATATGCCATTTTGGGCATATATTCTATAACGTAAGCGAAATTTCAGGGTCAATATAAATATTCTCGCCCCTGCCGTAATATCGACTCGGAGCGAGAATATAAAAATTATGCAATTATGAGGTGTGAGGCACCTTAGGACCCTGCAACGGCAGGAGCGGAGCTGTCTTCGCCATGCGACTCATCGAGCTCACGAGCCACATAGTTTTCGATGTCGAAGAGGTTTCCGTTTGCACGCTTCACAATGGTGACGAGAGTTTCCATCGATGCAACTTCCTCAACCTGTTCCTTCAGGAACCAGAGGATGAACTGCTCACCCAGAGCATAGTTTTCGTTGCGTGCTGCGGAGAAAAGAGCCTCGATCTGACCAGTGACTTCCTTTTCCTGCGCCAGGGAAAGATCCACGATTTCCTGAACGTCCTTAAAATCATTCTTGACGCTCGGAACTGCGGGAATCTCAACCTTGTGGCCGCGATCCAGCTTGTACTGAACCATCATGAGGGCGTGCCCACGCTCCTCCAAAGACTGGCGGTAGAAGTAACGCGCCAACTGGGGAAGGTCCTCACCATCAAGCCAAATCGCCATTGAAAGGTATTGGTGGGATGCGGCAAACTCGTGACCGATCTGTTCGTTGAGCAGATCGTAGAAGGACTTAGACATAACTTTTCTCTCCTTGAAATTAGGGTGTGTGTTCTATTCGCGTAGGGTACAGTGCAACGCTGTCGAACCCATCATAGAGGGCCGAATCAGCACTGTATAGAGAGAAAAGGCTAATCTGGAGGCGTATTTAGGGGTTCCTGAGCTCGGTCTATCACACCACAACAGAACCGTTATGATGTGCTCGCAAGCCTCGGAAAATCCGGGTGTATTCGTTCGTGCAGGCTTAGGCGGGGTAACTTCCGCGCCGCAAACTCGACGATGAAATAAGTTTAGAAGGCTTATCGCCTAAGATGCTTTCGCCGATATTAGCTAAAGCACGCACCTGATCTTCCGTGAGGTGGTCGAAAATCTCGTGACGTACCTGTGCTACGTGACCGGGTGCCGCATCCTGAAGCTTCTGCAAACCCTGAGGAAGCAGATGGCAAATGCTGACGCGGCGGTCTTCGGCGCTGAGTGACCGGGACACGTACCCGTCTTTCTCCAGTCTGGCGACCACGCGCGAAAGACGCGCCGGCAGAGTGTTTGTGACCAGTGCCAGCTGCGTCATTGTTAACTCGTGATCCTCTGACTCTGAGAGTCCAACAAGTACCATGTACTCGACATAGCTCAAATCGGCATCCTGCTGAAGCTGATTATCGAGCTGCCGTGTGAGGTTGAAGATGATCGAGCTGATAAACAGCCATCCCTCACGTTCTTCTTCATTTAGCCATTTGGGCTCCGCCTTCTCTGGAAGATCGCCAGAGACGGTGGTTGCTTGTTTGGGCATGAGTGTTCCTCCTCGCACCTCCAGCTTTTAAACTGAGCGCATATATAAGGTGTGTAAAGTTCATTGTACTTGTTAAGACAGCAAACCCTCAGATATTGCTCAAAACTTGGTATGTCTTTCCTTAAAGTACACACTGACGGCACAAATTTGTCCGAAATACGTCACACCATTGTCGGCGTGTCTTCGACAATTTGCCCGGGAAATAGCGCTTCCCGAATGAAATCATTGTAATGATTACCTGTAAAAAATACTTGATAATTCAAGGTTTTACACGTAAAGAAGGTAAAATTTTGAGGCTACTTAGGTAGTACTCGCCAGGAATATTACAAAATGATTAAAAAAATTTGGGAAAAAATACCATTTGGGTTTGCACATGATAAATAAGCGTGTACACTGGTATGCATAACGGGGTCGAAAAAGAAGCCCGCGGGGCGAGACCGGAAGCTCAAACCGACAGGGTTCGACTCTCTATTTATCGGTGATTGTCGTCGGTGTGCAGGTAACCTGCATTTCTACCGGCGGTTGTGCGGTGCGGGTACTGTTCGTGGTTGGGCGGTCCCCGCGCCGTTCTTTTTAAGAATACCCTAAGCACCCCGCCCACACTAGCAAGAATGCCTCATAGGTGGGCAAGCGCACATCAAAAAGATTATGCGGTGTCTACCTCTCTAATCCCCCGATATTTCGGGGGTTTTCTATTAATTTTTCCCCCGACGGTCACGGTCTTGGGGGATTTTTCATACCTTTCTGCACGGCGTGGTGCATGGTGGCTTATACGGATTGTGGGCAGCACGCTAGACCCATACCTTAATATCCCGATCAAGCAGGATGCGCCCGGCGTGTCGCGTTCCTGCGCATTCTGACGTTCACAGGCGTGCATGACCTCTCTCGATACGTGGAACGACAGGGGCAGGCAGTGTAAGCGTGCTCTGGAGATGCGGCTGATATGACCCCCAATGAACTCTTCCCAAGGCTTTATCCACAGTACTTTTCCACAGTGTGGAGAACTTACACGACTGTTATTAGGGAATCTGGCTCACATACGCATCACGCCCACTGTGTCTTAGAACGCGCCCGCTAATCCGTGCAAATACGCAAAAATAACTCTGCTATGAAAATCTTCGGTAAGCGTATCCAGAATTTTGAGGATGTCGAGACAAGTTTTAAACAGATACTTTCCACACCTGTGGAAAACTTTGTGAACAATTTCCACCGGTCATTATCCACAGAATAGGTTGCGCACTATGAACACACTAAATTCTGCTTGTGAAAACTATATGCGGTACTAGCGTGTGAGTTTTTATGGGCGAAAAGACGCTAAAACACAGCGAACACGGTAAAAATTACACGTAACATAACGGCATGAATTTTCGGCTTTTGGCATCATAAATCGTTGCTATCTATGCGCGACAAAAAATATCATTATGAGTTATCCACAAAGTTTATCCACAGCGTGGATAACTTACATACCTGTTATTTGCGGGTCTGAACCCCGCAAAAATCCGGCAAATACTCCGAAATCGTGATGAATTTGAAATAAAATCCACGGGTTTATCCACTCCTGTGGAAAACTTTCTCCACCCTATGCACAGCATCCCCGCACAATGCCCAGAACCCACTGAACTCGCAGGCAAACGCTGGTACCCTTGTAACGACGCCATCTTCTGATTGAAAGGGCATACACCATGGCTGAAAAGTACACTCTTCCCGAGCTCCCCTACGACTACGCGGCGCTCGAACCCCACATCTCCGCAAAGATCATGGAGCTGCACCACGATAAGCACCATGCAGCCTATGTTGCAGGCGCAAACGCAGCCCTAGAGCAGC from Rothia dentocariosa ATCC 17931 encodes the following:
- the nhaA gene encoding Na+/H+ antiporter NhaA, encoding MTQSQTPNSENTVFSRGSYSNSKRVADILRTESVGGSILLVATVLAVVLANTPLADVYFGVRDTVIGPEVPGFHHLHMKIGTWAADGLLAIFFFLTGLELKKEFAIGDLKSPATAIVPIAAAFGGVITPAIIYTAINFSSPTAIHGWAIPTATDIAFAVAVLAGVGTFLPSAMRIFLLTLAVVDDLIAICIIAIFYTGTFHGEYLLLAIIPISLFAFIAYRGEKMLHLKPAAAWILLLPLGFITWALFLESGIHATIAGVVLGFCVPVKFNKRTEAAGADAGLAEVFEHRFRPLSTGICVPVFAFFSAGVAMGGFDGLKRALTDSVSLGIMLALVFGKTIGITGTTWLVTRFRHANLDPDVQWIDVIGLAVTGGIGFTVSLLVAELSFTGGSPHGEDAKIAILFGSVTAAILGALILSRRNKHYRLLAEKESVDADMDGIPDVFQQRKSQS
- a CDS encoding ferritin, encoding MSKSFYDLLNEQIGHEFAASHQYLSMAIWLDGEDLPQLARYFYRQSLEERGHALMMVQYKLDRGHKVEIPAVPSVKNDFKDVQEIVDLSLAQEKEVTGQIEALFSAARNENYALGEQFILWFLKEQVEEVASMETLVTIVKRANGNLFDIENYVARELDESHGEDSSAPAVAGS
- a CDS encoding MarR family winged helix-turn-helix transcriptional regulator; this translates as MPKQATTVSGDLPEKAEPKWLNEEEREGWLFISSIIFNLTRQLDNQLQQDADLSYVEYMVLVGLSESEDHELTMTQLALVTNTLPARLSRVVARLEKDGYVSRSLSAEDRRVSICHLLPQGLQKLQDAAPGHVAQVRHEIFDHLTEDQVRALANIGESILGDKPSKLISSSSLRRGSYPA